TCGTCGAGGGGCCCAAGCTGCTGCTGCCGACGGCGAATCGCAGCCGCAACTGGGTGAAGAACGTGACGCAGACGCCGAAAATCTCAGTCGCGATCGGCGACGCGACTTTCAGCGGCACCGCCCGCCGCCTCGACGACGGTCCCGAGCGTCAGCACGCGCTCGCACTCGTGATGCGCAAGTACTGGTACGCGGCGCCGTTCATGATGATCGCCCGGATGCTCTTCGCGGCGGGCCTGATGACCGATGCCAGCACCGGCTTTGAAGTCGCGCTCGACGAATCGCCCGCGCCGGCGCAGGTTTGACAAGCGCGCCGTCATCCTAATAGCTAAGCCGAAGAATCCCTGGCGGAGAGTTTGCGCCGATGCCGACCAAGTACGTCCAAGTCAAAGGCTATGCGACACAGATTTATTATCGCGGCAAAACCACGCTGCCCGACGTCATTCCTGATTTCTCGCGCGGCCGCACGATCGCGCTGATTCATGGCGCCGGTTCCAACGGCCACACCTTTCATCGCCAGGTCGAGGCGCTTGGCGAGAAGCACAGTCCGGTCGCCCTCGACTTGCCGGGTCATGGCCGCTCGAGCGGCGTCGAAGGTCTGACGACGGTCGGTGATTACGCCGATTTCATCGCCGCCTGGCTCGACACGTTGAAAATAAAGTCCGCCGTGATTCTCGGCCATTCGATGGGCGGGGCGATCGCGATGGAGTTCGCGCTGCGTCATCCCGCACGCGTCGATGCGCTCGTGCTCAGCTCGACCGCGGCGAAGTTCAATGTCACCCAGGAACGAATCGATGCGCTGCGGGCGGTCTCGATGGGCCGCACGACGCAGGCGTTTAACACGGACGGCTACTCGCCTAAAACGATCAAGGACAACTTCGACGTCGTCCGCGAAGGATGGATGGAGCAGATCAAAACCGATCCGCGCGTGCGCTACGGCGACATCGTTGCCTGCTCGAAGGTCGATCTGCGTGAGGCCATTGCGAAAATCGACCAGCCGGCTTTGGTCCTCGCCGGCAAAGACGACCAGGGTACCACTGTCGATGACGCGGAGTTGATTGTCTCGAGGATTAAGGGCGCGAAACTCGAAGTCATCGCTGACGCGGGCCATTACTCGACTCGCGAGCAGCCGGCGCAATTCAACGCCGCCGTCCAGCAATTCGTCGATGGTCTTAAGTAGGAAGCAGCTTCATGAGCCTCAAACATAAAACCGCAATCGTCGGCGCGTATGAGCATCCCGCGCGATTTGCTCCGGACAAGACCGCATTTCAGATCGCCGCCGAGAGTCTGCGCGGCGCGCTCGACGACGCGGGCCTGACAATCAAGGACGTCGATGGAATCGCGTCGAGCGGGATGGCAGGCGGCATGGGCATCATCTCGCTCTGCGACTATTTGAACCTGCAGCCGAACTATATTGATTCGACGAGCGTGGGTGGCGCGTCGTTCCTGTTCCACGTCGCGCACGCGGCGGCCGCGGTAAACGCGGGATTATGCAACGTATGCGCTGTCGTGTTCGGCTCGACGGTCGCCTCGCGACCGGCAGGCGGCATGGGCGCGGGCGGTGCGGATCCATGCGATCAATATGAAGTGCCGTTTGGCGTTACGACCGTCAACGCGTACGCGATGATCGCGCAGCGCCACATGCACGACTACGGCACAACGCCCGAGCAGCTCGCCGAAATCGCGGTCACGATGCGGCTGCATGCGTCGATGAACCCGGCCGCCAAGTATCGCGAGCCGATCACGATCGATGACGTGCTGAAGTCGCGTTACATCGCGACCCCGCTGCATCTGCTCGATTGTTGCATCATCAGCGACGGCGGCGGCTGCGTGCTGGTCACATCGGAGGAGCGCGCGCGCAGCATGAAGAAGAAGCCCGTGTACCTGCTTGGAGCGGGCGAGACAGCGCGGCACACTTCCGCCGGTCATCGCGATTTCCTCGAGCTCGCGGCGTATCAATCCGGCAAGCTCGCCTTCGAGCGCGCCGGCGTGACGCACAAAGACATCGACATGGCGATGATCTACGACTCGTTCACGATCACCGTCCTGACGCAGCTCGAGAATCTGGGCTTCTGCAAGCGCGGCGAGGGTGGCGCGTTCGTGCAGGGCGGGCGGCTCCGCTTCGATGGTGAGCTGCCGCTCAACACCGACGGTGGCGGGCTCTCGTCGTGTCATCCGATGATGCGCGGGATGTTCCTGCTCATCGAGGCGACCAGGCAGCTCCGCGGCGAATGCGGTGCGCGCCAGGTGAAGGACTGCAAGACCGCGCTATGCCACGGCACCGGCGGCGCGCTCGGCACGCGTCACTCGGGCGCAACGCTCGTACTCGGAACGGAATAGGCAGGAGCATCGACAATGGCTGAACAGCAGAAGAAATACACAAAGCCCCTGCCGCAGATCGACGAGGAAAGCCGCCCCTACTGGGAGGCGTTGCAGCGGCACGAATTGTACATCCAGAAATGCCGCGCCTGCGGCCATCAGTTTTTTCATCCGCGCGCCGAATGCCCCGATTGCCTCTCGCCCAACCCCGAATGGGTCAAGTGCAAGGGCAGCGGCAAGGTGTACACCTTCAGCGTGACGCATCAGAATCCGACGCCCGGATTTCGCGAGGCGCTGCCGTATGTGCTCGCCTATGTCGAGCTCGACGAGGGCGTGAAAATGCTCACCAACCTTGTCGACTGCCAACCGGATACGGTTAAAATAGGGATGCCCGTCGAGGTCGTATACGAGGATGTCACGCCCGAGGTGACGCTCGCGAAATTTCGCCCGGCGAGGTGAGGATAACCGCCCTGAGCACAATCCTTGATCTGCATACCCATAGCGAAGCTTCGGAAGACAGCCGCGCGCCGGTAGAGGCCTATCTCAACTGGATCAAGCTGCGTCACGCCGAACGGCCGCTCGATGGAATCGTGCTGACCGAGCATCGGCAGTACAACCGCGAAGGCGAGTATCGTCCGCTCGAGGACAAGTTCGGACTGATGGTGCTGCGTGCGTCGGAAGTCGAGACCAACTACGGTCACATGCTCGTCTTCGGCGTGAATGACGACATTCTGGCGCGCTTTGATTTCGCCAATATCCGGCTCGATGCGCAGACTGTGATCGACGAAGTCGCGAAGATGGGCGGGATCGTGGTCCCGTGTCATCCGGGGCGGCCGAATATCGGACTGTATGAGCATTACCAGGCAAAGCCTGCGCTGGAGAACGTCGTCGCGGTCGAGGCGCTTAACGGCGGCTCGCGCAAGGGCGAGGACGAGCGCAGCGAGGAGCTCATCGCGAAGTTCGGCTATGCTGCAACGGGCGGCTCCGACAGCCATCTCGTCAGCCTGATCGGCCTTTGCGCAACGCGCTTCACCGCTGATATCAAGACGATCGATGACCTCGTGCGCGAGCTCAAATCCGGCAACTACGAACCGGCCGACTTCCGTCCGCGGCGCAAGACCGTGCCGCACGCCGTCGCGGTAGAGACGAGATAACAAATGGTCGATTACGATCCAGCAATAATCAACAAGGTGTTTGAGACCACCGATCCGGTCGAGGTCAAACCTCATCGGATTGCGGAATACTGCGCCGCGGTCGGCGAGACCAATCCGCTCTTCACCGATGAGGAAGCGGCGAAGAAGGGACCGTATGGATCGCTGATCGCGCCGCCGTCGTTCGCGGTCACGTTCCGCAACGGACGCAACTTCTTTCAGCATATTCCGCGCTTCGGCAAGCGCGGCTTCGACGCGGGCAAGGACGTCGAGTTCGTGGCGCCGATTCACGCGGGCGACAAGATCGTGCTGAGCTCGGCGGTCAAGGAAATCTACGACAAGACCGGACGCACGGGCACGATGGTGTTCGTCGTGATCCGATCGACGCTCACCAACCAGAAGGGCGAGGTCGTCGCGCATATCGACCATCGCTTCATGAACCGTCCCTGACGGAATTCGCTGCGGGAATCAAAAAAACGTGAAGAGCTTCCAGGAAATCAATGTCGGCGACACTCTCGGCCCGCTCGAACTGCACGTGAGCAAGGACCAGGTCCGCGCGTACGCGAAGATCATGGGTTTCGGCGATATCGCCGGGCGCTTCACCGACGAAGAAGCGGCCAAGAAGGAGGGGCTCCCGGGGATCATCCTGCCCGGCAACATGAGCCTCGGACTTTTGACCAAGCTCGTCACCGACTGGATCGGCGCCGATGGTGGCGCGCGCCTGTCGCGAATCGGCACCACGTACCGCGTGCCGGTACAGCCCGATCGCACGATCATGATTCACGGCTTTGTGACCAACACCAACGCCGCCGATCGCACGGCGGAGATCGACGTGTGGGTCGAGAATGAAGACGCCGAGCGCCTCGTGACCGGCACCGCAACGGTGGAGTTCGCGAAGTAATGGAGCCGCGATACATTACGCCCGAGCATCGCACGTTCCGCGAATCGCTGCGCTCGCATATCCAGCGGCATATCGCGCCGCACGCGCTCAAATGGGAAGACGCGCGCAAGGTTCCGCGCGAGGCGTGGCTTGAGATGGGCCG
This sequence is a window from Candidatus Binataceae bacterium. Protein-coding genes within it:
- a CDS encoding nitroreductase/quinone reductase family protein, translating into VEGPKLLLPTANRSRNWVKNVTQTPKISVAIGDATFSGTARRLDDGPERQHALALVMRKYWYAAPFMMIARMLFAAGLMTDASTGFEVALDESPAPAQV
- a CDS encoding alpha/beta fold hydrolase, which encodes MPTKYVQVKGYATQIYYRGKTTLPDVIPDFSRGRTIALIHGAGSNGHTFHRQVEALGEKHSPVALDLPGHGRSSGVEGLTTVGDYADFIAAWLDTLKIKSAVILGHSMGGAIAMEFALRHPARVDALVLSSTAAKFNVTQERIDALRAVSMGRTTQAFNTDGYSPKTIKDNFDVVREGWMEQIKTDPRVRYGDIVACSKVDLREAIAKIDQPALVLAGKDDQGTTVDDAELIVSRIKGAKLEVIADAGHYSTREQPAQFNAAVQQFVDGLK
- a CDS encoding MaoC/PaaZ C-terminal domain-containing protein, which produces MKSFQEINVGDTLGPLELHVSKDQVRAYAKIMGFGDIAGRFTDEEAAKKEGLPGIILPGNMSLGLLTKLVTDWIGADGGARLSRIGTTYRVPVQPDRTIMIHGFVTNTNAADRTAEIDVWVENEDAERLVTGTATVEFAK
- a CDS encoding MaoC family dehydratase N-terminal domain-containing protein, with product MVDYDPAIINKVFETTDPVEVKPHRIAEYCAAVGETNPLFTDEEAAKKGPYGSLIAPPSFAVTFRNGRNFFQHIPRFGKRGFDAGKDVEFVAPIHAGDKIVLSSAVKEIYDKTGRTGTMVFVVIRSTLTNQKGEVVAHIDHRFMNRP
- a CDS encoding PHP-associated domain-containing protein; translation: MRITALSTILDLHTHSEASEDSRAPVEAYLNWIKLRHAERPLDGIVLTEHRQYNREGEYRPLEDKFGLMVLRASEVETNYGHMLVFGVNDDILARFDFANIRLDAQTVIDEVAKMGGIVVPCHPGRPNIGLYEHYQAKPALENVVAVEALNGGSRKGEDERSEELIAKFGYAATGGSDSHLVSLIGLCATRFTADIKTIDDLVRELKSGNYEPADFRPRRKTVPHAVAVETR
- a CDS encoding Zn-ribbon domain-containing OB-fold protein is translated as MAEQQKKYTKPLPQIDEESRPYWEALQRHELYIQKCRACGHQFFHPRAECPDCLSPNPEWVKCKGSGKVYTFSVTHQNPTPGFREALPYVLAYVELDEGVKMLTNLVDCQPDTVKIGMPVEVVYEDVTPEVTLAKFRPAR